The DNA region CGGGCGAGGGCGCCGATGACGTCCGCGAAGCCCTCCGGTGCGCCGACCTGCCGCTGCCGGGTGTCGGGGTCGGAGGTGGCCGCGAGGTGGTCCCCGTAGCCGGGCAGCCGGACCATCGCGCTCGGGCCCTCCTCGATGCCGGAGACCCGCCAGCCGAACAGCTGCTCGTAGAACGAGATCGCCTGCTCCGGTTCGGTCGAGCGGAGGTCACTGAAGACCCAGCCGCCGGGGGCGTTGATGTGCTGCGACCCGAGCCGGTCGCGCGCCTGCCAGAGTCCGAACGCCGCACCGCGCGGATCGACGCAGTCGACGCTGCGGCCCGCGGCGCCACCCGGCCCGGCGTCCTCCGCCGGAGCGGCGGTGCCACCGAGCTCGACGACCCGAGCGGCCACCGCCTCGGCGTCGTCCACGGCGATGTACGTGGTCCACGACGCCGGCTCGTCACCCGAGGCGATCGCGCCGACCTCTCGTCCGTCGATGCTCACGATCCGGTACGAGCCGGGGGCCCCGGGCGGCAGGCGCTCCTCGGAGTCCCAGCCGAACAGACCGCCGTAGAACGCCTGCGCGGCGTCGGGGTCCGGGTGTCGTCCGTCGATCCAGCTCGGCACGCCCTGCGGGTAGGTGCGAGGGGTCTGGTCCGTCATGGTGTCTCCCGAGGTCGCCGACGCCCGGGTCGGATGCCCCAGGTCTACCGCTGACCGCCGACGTCGGCCGGGTCGGTCGTCGGGTCCGTCGTCGGGTCAGTCGACGGGTCAGTCGTCGGTGTCGACCTGGTCGGTGACGACGTCGCCCGAACCGGCGTCGATCCGGACGCTGTGCTTGGTGCCGGACCCGTCGACGACGTCACCCTCCCAGACCACCTTGCCCAGGTGGTCGTCGAGGCCGAGCTCGGTGATCGAACCGGCGTGCAGGTCCTCGAAGGCACTGACGGCCCCGCTGACGTCGAGGTCGGCCGCTGCGACGAACCGGTCGTGCTCGGCACGGTCGTCGGCGTCGGCGGTCTCGGTCTGCGGGGTACCGGTCACCCCGGTGCCGGCGGCGTCGGTGTGCACCTCGTGCTCGGTGCCGTCCTTCGTCACGACGAGGACCTCGTACGCGCTGCCGCGCTGCTCCTGCTCGACCGAGATGACGGTGCCGGAGCCGACGCTCCCGCGTGCGGTCGCGACGGCGGCGAGCAGGGCGTCGTTCGACGTCGCCGAGGCGGCGGTCGCGGACGCGCCACCCGACGTGCCGGTGGTGGCGCCCGTCGCGGCCGATCCGTTCGAGGACGACGCCGCCGAGTCGGACGACCCGTCGGTGGAGCAGCCGGTGAGGGCGAGCGCGGCCACGACGGGCAGGGCGGCGAGGGCGGCGACGCGGCGGGCAGAGGGCTTCTGGAGCTGGGTGCGGAAGGTCATGGGACGAGCATGTCGGCGGGGTGCTGAAGCAGACCTGAAGCCGCCTGTTCAGCCGCCGAGTGCGATGCGCACGACGAACCGCGCCCCGCCGAGCGGCGAGTCCGCCACCGTCGCCTCGCCGCCGTGCGCCCGGACGGCGTCCCGCACGATCGCCAGACCGAGGCCGGCACCACCGGCGTCGCGGCTGCGGGCCTCGTCGAGCCGGACGAACCGCTCGAACACCCGGTCGCGCTCGGCCGCCGGGATCCCGGTGCCGTCGTCGTCCACGGTCAGCACCGCGGCGCCGTCCTGCTCGACCAGGGCCACCGCGACGCGCGACGTGGCGTGCCGGACGGCGTTGTCGACGAGGTTCCGGACCACGCCGGTGAGCAGCCGTTCGTCGCCGAGCACGCGTGCGGCGGAGATCCCGGAGCCGCCGACCCGGATCACGCGGTCGCCGGTCGCCCCACCCGGCACCCGGGCCCGCGCCCGCGCTCGCGCCACGGCGTCGAGTGCGAGGTCGTCGAGGTCCACGGGACGACGGACGCCCGCGCCGCCCTCGTCGAGCCGTGACAGCTCGAGCAGCCCGGCGACGAGGTCCTGCAGGCGCACGGCCTCGGACCGCACGACGTCGGAGAACTCGGCGACGTCGGTGCGGTCCGGGTACGCGACGGCGACCTCTGCGTGCTGACGGAGGGACGCGATCGGCGACCGCAGCTCGTGCGAGGCGTCGGACACGAACTGCCGCTGCCCCGCCGCGGATCGGTCGAGCCGGTCGAGCATGGCGTTCATGGTGGTCGCGAGCCGGGCGATCTCGTCGCCGGTGTCCGGCACGACCACGCGGGCATCGGGCTGCGCGGCACGGATCGTCTCGACCTCGGTGCGCATCCGTTCCACCGGCCGCAACGACCGCCCGGTCACGGACCACGTCACGATCCCGAGCACGAGGACGAGCACCGGCACCCCGACGACGAGGAGCACCACGGCGGTCCGGATCGCGGTGTCGGTCTGCTCGAGGGAGACGCCGTACACCAAGGTCGCCTCACCCCCACCGGGCAGGTCGACGTCGTCGGCGACGAGCAGCCAGCGTTCGCCGTCGTGCGACCACCGGGACTCGTCGGCGGTCGGCAGGGCCGGAGCGTCGGCGTCCTCGCCGTGTGCGAGGACCGAGCCGCCGTCGCCGACCACCTGCACCAGGACGTCCTCGTAGTCGGTCACCGCACCGGCACCGTCGGACTCGACCCGCGACGACACCTGTTCGAGTCCGGCCTCGGCGGACGTCCGCACCCCGTCGAGCAGCACCAGGCGGAGCACCACGACGAACCCCACGGCACCGACGACCAGGGCGGCGAGCACGACCACGCCGGCGCCGAGCGTGGTCCGCGCGCGCACGGACCGGAAGCGGCGCATGCGGACCGTCCCCCGGTCAGCCACCGTCGGCCGCCAGTCGGTAGCCCGCACCGCGGACGGTCTCGAGTGACGTCCGCCCGAACGGCCGGTCGAGCTTGCGCCGGAGGTGCCCGACGTACACCTCGACGATGTTCGGGTCGCCCTCGAAGTCGACGTCCCAGACGTTCTCGATCACCTCGCGCTTCGAGCACACCTGCCCGGAGCGCCGCGCGAGGTACTCGAGCACCGCGAACTCGCGGCTCGTCAGGTCGACGGGGGCTCCCGCACGCGTCACCGTCCGTGCGGCCGGGTCGACGACCAGGTCGCCGAGGGTCAGCACCGCCGGGCGCTCCCGCGCACCGCGGCGGACGAGCGCGCGCAGCCGGGCGACGAGGACCGGGTGCGAGAAGGGCTTCGTGACGTAGTCGTCGGCGCCCGCGTCGAGGGCCTCGACCTGGTCCCACTCGCCGTCCTTGGCGGTGAGCATGAGCACCGGCGTCCAGTCCTGGTCGGCCCGGAGCTGGGCGCAGACCGCCCATCCGCTCATCCCCGGCATCATGAGGTCGAGGACGATCGCGTCGTAGCGGAACTCGCGGGCGTGCCACAGACCGTCGACGCCGTCGTGGGCGACGTCGACCGCCCACCCCTCGGCCTCGAGGCCGCGACGGACGCCGTCGGCGAGCCGCACCTCGTCGTCGACCACCAGGACACGCATGGCGACGATCCTGCCGTGCCGCCCTGAAGCAGCGCTGAAGCGACGCCCGACGGCGATCGGCTCAGACCAGCAGCAGGATCCCGGCGACGACCGCGGCCACGGCGATGGCGAGCGCGATGAGCAGCAGCACGAGGTGCACCGTGTAGAACGTCGTCGGCTTGCCCGCGGCGTCCCGCGCGCGGGTGTCCTTCGCGACGCGCTGGAAGAAGCGCGGCCAGGTGACGACGTTGAAGACGGCACCGATGAACAGGACGACTGCGGCGAAGACGAGCACCGTCCGAGTCTAGACAACGAGTGTCGGTGGTGCTCGGCCGCCCCCAACGCGGCCGAGTCCCACCGATGAGCCACAGGATCTGTAGCACTTGCTACAAACCCTACACGGGCGTCGGGAGACCGTCGAGCCACCCCTTCGGGCTACACGGAGTCGAGCGCTGATTCGGCCTCGGCGAGGACGGCTCGCTCGGCATCGGTCAACGGCGCTCGCGTCCGCCGGAGCCCGTCGTTGACCTCGACGATCGCGCGGCTCAACCGCGTGGCGGGGTCATCGGTCGACGGGTAGGCGTTGTCGGCACCGATCCGCTCGTGCAGCGGCTCGAGACGGCGCAGCGCCGCGTCGACCCGGCGGGTGCGCCGACGTCGCGAGACCCGGTGTCCGACGACGAGCAGCAGCATCCCCGTCGAGACGCAGATCACGGCACCGGGCGTCGTGACGTCGTACGGCAGCGCGAGGGAGCGCATCCGGTCGAGGTCCCCCAGGACGTGCGCCAGGTCCATGACCACGACGACGACCATCCGGACGACCCCGAGGACACCGCCGAGCACCAGCACCCACAGCCCGACCAGGTCCGTCGTCGTCCGCGCCTCGCGCAGGCGGAGGACGCAGATGAGGCCCGTCGCGCCGAGCGCCACCCCGAGGTACACGGTCTGCGCGATCGAGTAGACGGTCGCGGCCGGGTGCGACCCGGCGTCGAGCATGAACGTCGTCGTGGTGGCGGGCCTGTCTAGCACCACGAAGGCGACGACCACCACGACCACCACCGCGGCGCACGACACCACGATCGCGTTCCGGAGCCAGGGCCGCGCCGCCCCGACCGCCTTCGCCACGCCCCAGAGCAGCGTGCTCGTGCCGGCGACCATCAGGCAGTCGCTGACCACGGTCACCACGTTGGAGCCGCCGAGCAGCGGGTCGAGCCACCGGTACAGCGGATCGACGTTCGTGACGATGGTGCCGGCGAACAGCAGGAAGGTCACCGCCAGGGTCCGGTCCTGCCCGCGTTGCAGGACGAAGAGCGCGATCGTCCCGGCGATGAGCAGCACCGCCTGGACGACGGCGACGATCACCCGAAGACCCCGCGGAAGGCGCTCGGGCGGCCGCGGTGCCGCCGGATGAGCGTCGCGAGCGCGTCGGCGAAGACCTCGGCCTCGTGCTCGTACGCGTTCGAGAACATCCCCCGCGCCAGCGCCCGCTCGACCTTGTACTCGGGCAGGTCCGGGATGACGTCGCGGATGTAGGCCGACTGTGGCGCGTGCTCCTGGTGCCGGTGCAGGACGTGACCGAGCTCGTGTCCGATGACGAACGCCCGGAAGGTCGGCGACGCGGTCGGCGAGATCATGATCAGGTGGGCGTGCTCGAGCGTGGCGACGAAGCCGCACACCGGCTCCGTCGCCAGGAACGCCTCTTCGCGGACGACGATGGGCTTGTCCACGACGACGGCCGCGGCGGCGACGGCCTGGTCGACGTCGGACCACCCCTCGACCGCGCCGCGTGCCCAGAAGGACTCGAGCAGCGGGTCGGTCACGCCACGCTCCCGCGCTGTGATTCCTCCTCGAGCACCTCGGCGATGCGCCGCAGCGCCTCGGGCGAGAGCTCGCCGGGGAACGTGCGTGCAGCGAACCCGCTCACGCGAGCGGAGCGCAGGGAGCGGACGAGGGCGAGCTGGGCGCCGATGCGCTCGGGGACGTCGCTGTCCTCGAGCAGGAAGCGCTCGTCGACCTCGAAGTACCCGGCGAGGAGCCGCAGGAGCTCGGTGTCGCGGTTGCGTCGGCCGTCGCCGGAGAGCATGTAGGTCCACTTCGCCCGCGAGAGCGAACCGCCGCGGGCGGCGACGTACTCCTCGATCGAGGCGAACGGCACCGGGGTACCGCGCTGGGACTCCTCGAAGTCGAGCAGCAGGTTGATGCGCCGTGCGAGTTCGGCGGCGTCCAGGACCCCGCCCCTCGGATCACCGGTCTCCATGTCGGACTCCTCCCCAGCCGTGCGTGCACGACATCGTAGCGCGGCGGACACCGTGCACGCCGTTAGCCTCGAGGGCATGGCCCGCAGCTTCCCCGCGACGATCGCCGCCCCGGTCGAGCACGAGATCGTCATCACGAAGTCGCGGTTCATCACCACGGTCGCCCCCGTGTCGGACGTCGCGGACGCCGAACGGGTCATCGCCGAGGTGAAACGGCGCCGCTGGGACGCCCGGCACAACTGCACCGCGATGGTCACCGGCACGCTCGGCGACCAGGCTCGGTCGTCGGACGACGGTGAACCGTCGGGCACGGCGGGCGTGCCGATGCTCGAGGTGATACGCCGCCGCGACCTCACCGACGTGGTCGCCGTCGTGACGCGCTACTTCGGCGGCGTGAAGCTCGGCGCCGGCGGACTCGTCCGCGCCTACTCGAC from Curtobacterium sp. MCJR17_020 includes:
- a CDS encoding YigZ family protein yields the protein MARSFPATIAAPVEHEIVITKSRFITTVAPVSDVADAERVIAEVKRRRWDARHNCTAMVTGTLGDQARSSDDGEPSGTAGVPMLEVIRRRDLTDVVAVVTRYFGGVKLGAGGLVRAYSTSVSEALDTASLVRREALTQVHFDAPHAEAGRLDNVLRDWVRHHHATLGTTTYGRAATFEVWVPADALATLTADLAAASAGAVDLVIGAERIVDVAAD
- a CDS encoding response regulator transcription factor yields the protein MRVLVVDDEVRLADGVRRGLEAEGWAVDVAHDGVDGLWHAREFRYDAIVLDLMMPGMSGWAVCAQLRADQDWTPVLMLTAKDGEWDQVEALDAGADDYVTKPFSHPVLVARLRALVRRGARERPAVLTLGDLVVDPAARTVTRAGAPVDLTSREFAVLEYLARRSGQVCSKREVIENVWDVDFEGDPNIVEVYVGHLRRKLDRPFGRTSLETVRGAGYRLAADGG
- a CDS encoding ImmA/IrrE family metallo-endopeptidase, yielding MTDPLLESFWARGAVEGWSDVDQAVAAAAVVVDKPIVVREEAFLATEPVCGFVATLEHAHLIMISPTASPTFRAFVIGHELGHVLHRHQEHAPQSAYIRDVIPDLPEYKVERALARGMFSNAYEHEAEVFADALATLIRRHRGRPSAFRGVFG
- a CDS encoding HAMP domain-containing sensor histidine kinase; the protein is MRRFRSVRARTTLGAGVVVLAALVVGAVGFVVVLRLVLLDGVRTSAEAGLEQVSSRVESDGAGAVTDYEDVLVQVVGDGGSVLAHGEDADAPALPTADESRWSHDGERWLLVADDVDLPGGGEATLVYGVSLEQTDTAIRTAVVLLVVGVPVLVLVLGIVTWSVTGRSLRPVERMRTEVETIRAAQPDARVVVPDTGDEIARLATTMNAMLDRLDRSAAGQRQFVSDASHELRSPIASLRQHAEVAVAYPDRTDVAEFSDVVRSEAVRLQDLVAGLLELSRLDEGGAGVRRPVDLDDLALDAVARARARARVPGGATGDRVIRVGGSGISAARVLGDERLLTGVVRNLVDNAVRHATSRVAVALVEQDGAAVLTVDDDGTGIPAAERDRVFERFVRLDEARSRDAGGAGLGLAIVRDAVRAHGGEATVADSPLGGARFVVRIALGG
- a CDS encoding PepSY domain-containing protein, which produces MTFRTQLQKPSARRVAALAALPVVAALALTGCSTDGSSDSAASSSNGSAATGATTGTSGGASATAASATSNDALLAAVATARGSVGSGTVISVEQEQRGSAYEVLVVTKDGTEHEVHTDAAGTGVTGTPQTETADADDRAEHDRFVAAADLDVSGAVSAFEDLHAGSITELGLDDHLGKVVWEGDVVDGSGTKHSVRIDAGSGDVVTDQVDTDD
- a CDS encoding SCO4848 family membrane protein; protein product: MLVFAAVVLFIGAVFNVVTWPRFFQRVAKDTRARDAAGKPTTFYTVHLVLLLIALAIAVAAVVAGILLLV
- a CDS encoding VOC family protein — translated: MTDQTPRTYPQGVPSWIDGRHPDPDAAQAFYGGLFGWDSEERLPPGAPGSYRIVSIDGREVGAIASGDEPASWTTYIAVDDAEAVAARVVELGGTAAPAEDAGPGGAAGRSVDCVDPRGAAFGLWQARDRLGSQHINAPGGWVFSDLRSTEPEQAISFYEQLFGWRVSGIEEGPSAMVRLPGYGDHLAATSDPDTRQRQVGAPEGFADVIGALARLDDGPDDWHVSFSVADRDAAAARAEELGGTVLGTWQGPWTRAAELRDPQGATFRITQFAAEGDV